One Streptomyces fagopyri DNA window includes the following coding sequences:
- a CDS encoding ABC transporter ATP-binding protein — protein sequence MTTLTTTRPAAGVTGAVKVYGSGDTAVRALDGVSVGFPAGRFTAIMGPSGSGKSTLMHCAAGLDTLSSGTAFIGDTELSTLDDRRLTLLRRDHVGFVFQAFNLIPTLTVAENITLPLDLAGTKGSPEWIDALIDVVGLRDRLHHRPAELSGGQQQRVAVARAFAGRPDIVFADEPTGNLDSRAGAEVLDLLGDAVRRTNRTVVMVTHDPVAAAHADEVVFLADGRLVDRMQAPTADKVLDRMKALDTKGAPS from the coding sequence ACCGGCGCCGTGAAGGTGTACGGCAGCGGCGACACCGCCGTACGGGCCCTCGACGGGGTGAGCGTGGGCTTTCCGGCCGGGCGTTTCACCGCGATCATGGGGCCCTCGGGCTCCGGCAAGTCCACTCTGATGCACTGCGCGGCGGGCCTGGACACGCTCTCCTCGGGCACCGCGTTCATCGGGGACACGGAGCTGAGCACCCTCGACGACCGGCGACTCACCCTGCTGCGCCGCGACCATGTCGGCTTCGTCTTCCAGGCGTTCAACCTGATTCCGACGCTCACCGTCGCGGAGAACATCACGTTGCCCCTGGACCTCGCCGGGACCAAGGGATCCCCCGAGTGGATCGACGCGCTCATCGACGTCGTGGGGCTGCGTGACCGGCTCCACCACCGCCCGGCCGAACTCTCCGGCGGGCAACAGCAACGTGTCGCCGTGGCACGGGCGTTCGCCGGGCGGCCCGACATCGTCTTCGCCGACGAACCCACCGGGAACCTCGACTCCCGGGCCGGCGCCGAGGTCCTCGACCTGCTGGGCGACGCGGTCCGCCGGACGAACCGCACGGTCGTCATGGTCACCCACGACCCGGTGGCCGCGGCCCACGCCGACGAGGTCGTCTTCCTCGCCGACGGCCGCCTCGTGGACCGGATGCAAGCCCCGACCGCCGACAAGGTGCTGGACCGCATGAAGGCCCTCGACACCAAGGGGGCGCCCTCGTGA
- a CDS encoding ABC transporter permease: protein MNASLRISVASLRAHGRRFAGTFVAVFLGVAFLAGTLVMGDTLRASFDTMFGNAAKGTDAVVRGADTITTPGESRGVRRPVDVSLVRTIERAPGVAAAVPDIEGAGQLVDAHGKPIGGQGPPTLAGNWIEDPGLNAYRIAEGRAPARSGEVVINRGAARKGGLGIGDTTTLRTPDPVRVTIVGLATFGGEDGMAQVTFTGMTQADAEKYLTAKPGEAAGIRVRAAPGVGQEKLVAGLAPLLPDGVEAITGQASAQENTDMISSQFLTVFTTFLLVFSGVALLVATFSIHNTFAIVVVQRTRENALLRALGASRRQVTVSTLVEASAVAVAASAAGLGGGIGIAAGLRALFPAIGFPFPSGGLVISGLSLLLPLAVGVLVCLGSALLPAVRAGRTAPLAALRETAVDRSGASRARAAVGAALAVLAAGATLTGVLARPSLWLAGLGAVLALAAFVVLGPVASSTAVRVIGVPLDRLRGVTGSLARRNALRSPRRTAATASALMVGVAVVSLFTVFGASLKATMDRTVSRSFAGDVAVSTPSFGAGGSGLSPELAPAIARLPTVKYAVGLGRGVAEVDGRGRALTVTDPAVLGRVFDLGAVRGSLDHLGADGIAVTRSEAVRQHLTTGDTARLAFTDGRRMNFTVRAVYGRSELAGDYVITRAAWAPHRTQDADTLVAVTFADGVGTADGKAAVQRVAARYGDPEVQTRDEYARSSAGGIDMMLTLVYALLALAVLIALLGIANTLTLAIHERTRELGLLRAVGQTRAQLRAMVRWESVLVAAFGTAGGLALGAFLGWVLVKASDGASDSAFAFAVPPARLVVVALVGLAAGALAGLRPARRAARLDVLRAIGTE from the coding sequence GTGAACGCCTCGCTCCGCATCAGCGTCGCCTCGCTGCGCGCCCACGGACGGCGCTTCGCCGGTACGTTCGTGGCGGTGTTCCTCGGCGTCGCCTTCCTGGCCGGAACACTGGTCATGGGCGACACCCTGCGAGCCAGTTTCGACACCATGTTCGGCAACGCGGCGAAAGGCACCGACGCGGTCGTCCGCGGCGCCGACACCATCACCACGCCGGGCGAGAGCCGGGGTGTCCGGCGACCCGTGGACGTCTCCCTGGTGAGGACGATCGAGAGGGCCCCCGGGGTGGCCGCCGCCGTGCCCGACATCGAGGGAGCGGGCCAGCTCGTCGACGCCCACGGCAAGCCCATCGGCGGCCAGGGCCCGCCCACCCTCGCGGGCAACTGGATCGAGGACCCCGGGCTCAACGCGTACCGGATCGCCGAAGGCCGTGCGCCCGCGCGGTCCGGCGAGGTCGTGATCAACCGGGGTGCCGCGAGGAAGGGCGGCCTGGGGATCGGGGACACGACGACCCTGCGCACTCCGGACCCCGTCAGGGTGACCATCGTGGGCCTCGCGACCTTCGGCGGTGAGGACGGCATGGCGCAGGTGACCTTCACCGGCATGACACAGGCCGACGCCGAGAAGTACCTCACGGCGAAGCCCGGCGAGGCCGCGGGCATCCGGGTGCGGGCGGCCCCCGGGGTCGGCCAGGAGAAGCTCGTCGCCGGCCTGGCCCCGCTGCTGCCCGACGGCGTCGAGGCGATCACCGGCCAGGCGTCGGCGCAGGAGAACACCGACATGATCTCCAGCCAGTTCCTGACCGTCTTCACCACCTTCCTGCTCGTCTTCTCCGGCGTCGCCCTGCTCGTCGCGACCTTCTCCATCCACAACACCTTCGCGATCGTCGTCGTCCAACGCACCCGCGAGAACGCCCTGTTGCGGGCACTCGGCGCCTCCCGCCGCCAGGTGACCGTCTCGACCCTGGTGGAGGCGAGCGCGGTCGCCGTGGCCGCGTCGGCGGCCGGCCTCGGGGGCGGTATCGGCATCGCGGCCGGGCTGCGGGCACTCTTCCCGGCCATCGGATTCCCCTTCCCGTCCGGCGGCCTGGTGATCAGCGGACTGTCGCTGCTGCTGCCCCTCGCGGTCGGCGTGCTGGTCTGCCTCGGCTCCGCCCTGCTGCCCGCCGTACGCGCCGGACGTACCGCACCCCTGGCGGCGCTGCGCGAGACGGCCGTAGACCGGTCCGGGGCCTCACGGGCGCGGGCCGCCGTGGGCGCCGCACTGGCCGTGCTCGCGGCGGGGGCCACCCTGACCGGCGTCCTGGCCCGGCCCTCCCTGTGGCTCGCGGGCCTCGGCGCCGTGCTGGCTCTCGCCGCCTTCGTGGTCCTCGGGCCGGTCGCGTCCTCGACGGCCGTACGCGTCATCGGCGTCCCCCTCGACCGGTTGCGGGGCGTCACGGGTTCACTCGCCCGGCGCAACGCGCTGCGCAGTCCCCGGCGGACCGCGGCCACCGCGAGCGCCCTGATGGTCGGTGTCGCCGTGGTCTCGCTCTTCACGGTCTTCGGCGCCTCGTTGAAGGCCACCATGGACCGCACGGTCTCCCGGTCCTTCGCCGGGGACGTGGCCGTCAGCACCCCGTCGTTCGGGGCGGGCGGCAGCGGACTGAGTCCGGAACTGGCCCCCGCGATCGCGCGGCTGCCCACCGTGAAGTACGCCGTCGGGCTGGGCCGTGGTGTCGCCGAAGTCGACGGGAGGGGCCGCGCCTTGACCGTCACCGATCCGGCGGTGCTCGGCAGGGTCTTCGACCTCGGCGCGGTACGCGGCTCGCTCGACCACCTGGGTGCCGACGGGATCGCCGTCACCAGGAGCGAGGCCGTCAGGCAGCACCTCACGACCGGTGACACCGCCCGGCTCGCCTTCACCGACGGCCGGCGGATGAACTTCACCGTCCGCGCGGTCTACGGACGTTCGGAACTCGCGGGCGACTACGTGATCACCCGCGCCGCGTGGGCTCCGCACCGTACCCAGGACGCCGACACGCTCGTCGCCGTCACCTTCGCGGACGGGGTCGGCACGGCCGACGGCAAGGCCGCGGTGCAGCGGGTGGCCGCCCGGTACGGCGACCCCGAGGTGCAGACCCGTGACGAGTACGCGCGGTCCTCGGCCGGAGGCATCGACATGATGCTCACCCTGGTCTACGCGCTGCTCGCGCTCGCGGTGCTCATCGCCCTGCTCGGCATCGCCAACACCCTGACCCTCGCGATCCACGAACGCACCCGTGAACTCGGTCTGCTGCGGGCGGTCGGACAGACCCGCGCGCAACTGCGGGCCATGGTCCGCTGGGAGTCGGTCCTCGTCGCCGCCTTCGGCACGGCGGGCGGCCTCGCCCTCGGTGCGTTCCTCGGCTGGGTCCTCGTGAAGGCCTCCGACGGCGCGTCGGACAGCGCCTTCGCCTTCGCGGTCCCGCCCGCGCGACTCGTCGTCGTGGCCCTGGTGGGCCTCGCGGCCGGAGCCCTCGCGGGGCTGCGTCCGGCACGGCGGGCGGCACGCCTGGACGTGCTGCGGGCCATCGGCACGGAGTGA
- a CDS encoding ATP-binding protein yields the protein MISQPNRHCAVELQALPSRIGQVRRIVSAQLRYWHLDPLIDRAALGVTELLTNVHLHAQPDKVCTVEIELLLDRLTVSVHDHDPRLPELQDAGPTATGGRGLAMVAAVSESWGVRPDGESGKVVWFSLPAPSPTVAAPVLAPYDTLREPTLRHTVDALDGHRPEHAPARSAVAG from the coding sequence GTGATCAGCCAGCCGAACAGGCATTGCGCGGTGGAGCTCCAAGCCCTGCCGTCGCGGATCGGCCAGGTCCGCAGAATCGTTTCTGCGCAATTGCGCTACTGGCATCTGGACCCCTTGATCGACCGGGCCGCGCTCGGCGTGACCGAACTGCTGACCAACGTTCACCTGCACGCCCAGCCGGACAAGGTGTGCACGGTGGAGATCGAGCTGCTGCTCGACCGGCTCACGGTCTCGGTGCACGACCACGACCCCCGCCTGCCCGAGTTGCAGGACGCGGGTCCCACCGCCACCGGCGGGCGGGGTCTGGCGATGGTCGCCGCCGTGAGCGAGAGCTGGGGCGTACGGCCGGACGGGGAGTCGGGCAAGGTCGTGTGGTTCAGCCTTCCCGCGCCCTCGCCCACGGTGGCGGCGCCCGTCCTCGCGCCGTACGACACGCTCCGCGAGCCGACCCTCCGGCACACCGTCGACGCGCTCGACGGGCACAGGCCCGAACACGCTCCCGCCCGGTCCGCCGTTGCCGGCTGA
- a CDS encoding PLP-dependent cysteine synthase family protein — MSSPQQIRTGETLDVDHSDARYRTWLKEAVRKVHADANRSADTHLLRFPLPEAWGIDLYLKDESTHPTGSLKHRLARSLFLYGLCNGWIRPGRPVIEASSGSTAVSEAYFAKLVGVPFIAVMPRTTSAEKCRLIEFHGGQCHFVDDSRRMYEESAALAVETGGHYMDQFTYAERATDWRGNNNIAESIFRQLELERFPEPAWIVATAGTGGTSATLARYVHYMQYDTRICVADPENSCFFEGWTTGDPDVTCDCGSRIEGIGRPRMEPSFVPGAIDRMMKVPDAATVAAVRALEQAIGRKAGGSTGTGLWSALKIVAEMVTEGRNGSVVTLLCDPGDRYLDKYYSDTWLADQGLDIAPYTSAIASLLDTGVWPD, encoded by the coding sequence GTGAGCAGCCCCCAGCAGATCCGGACCGGCGAAACCCTCGATGTCGACCACAGCGACGCGCGGTACCGGACCTGGCTCAAAGAGGCCGTCCGCAAGGTGCACGCCGATGCGAACCGCTCGGCCGACACGCATCTGCTGCGCTTCCCGCTGCCCGAGGCGTGGGGTATCGACCTGTATCTGAAGGACGAGTCGACCCACCCCACCGGGAGCCTCAAGCACCGGCTCGCCCGTTCGCTCTTCCTCTACGGCCTGTGCAACGGCTGGATCCGTCCGGGCCGTCCCGTGATCGAGGCGTCCAGTGGCTCGACGGCCGTCTCCGAGGCGTACTTCGCGAAGCTCGTCGGAGTGCCCTTCATCGCGGTGATGCCCCGCACGACGAGCGCCGAGAAGTGCCGCCTGATCGAGTTCCACGGCGGGCAGTGCCACTTCGTGGACGACTCCCGCAGGATGTACGAGGAGTCCGCCGCCCTCGCGGTCGAGACCGGCGGCCACTACATGGACCAGTTCACCTACGCGGAACGCGCCACGGACTGGCGCGGGAACAACAACATCGCCGAATCCATCTTCCGGCAACTGGAGTTGGAGCGTTTCCCGGAGCCCGCGTGGATCGTCGCCACGGCCGGCACCGGCGGCACCTCGGCGACCCTCGCACGCTACGTCCACTACATGCAGTACGACACCCGCATCTGCGTCGCCGACCCGGAGAACTCGTGCTTCTTCGAGGGCTGGACCACCGGCGATCCGGACGTCACCTGCGACTGCGGCTCGCGGATCGAGGGCATCGGCCGACCCCGGATGGAACCGAGTTTCGTACCCGGCGCCATCGACCGGATGATGAAGGTGCCCGATGCCGCGACCGTCGCGGCCGTACGGGCACTGGAACAGGCCATCGGCCGCAAGGCGGGCGGCTCGACCGGCACCGGCCTGTGGAGCGCGCTGAAGATCGTCGCCGAGATGGTGACCGAGGGACGCAACGGCAGTGTCGTCACCCTGTTGTGCGACCCGGGGGACCGGTATCTGGACAAGTACTACTCGGACACGTGGCTGGCCGATCAGGGTCTGGACATCGCGCCCTACACGTCCGCCATCGCGTCGCTCCTGGACACGGGCGTCTGGCCCGACTGA
- a CDS encoding SRPBCC family protein, producing MARRLRPVGLDFAETAPLRLVFAREMTALPDAVFRALAEDVSGWSEWFSAVTLARPSGDGTGREVRLLGGTRFQETVLASRAPEVYAYRVDTTNAPGARALVEEWRLTPAGSGTRVQWTFAADGTAPFRVALKVGRAGLGRAFRDAVRALDRRLASAHT from the coding sequence ATGGCACGCCGTCTGCGCCCGGTGGGTCTCGACTTCGCCGAGACCGCTCCCCTGCGTCTGGTGTTCGCCCGCGAGATGACCGCTCTTCCCGACGCAGTCTTCCGGGCGCTGGCCGAGGACGTGTCCGGCTGGAGCGAGTGGTTCTCGGCCGTGACGCTCGCCCGGCCGAGCGGGGACGGCACCGGGCGCGAGGTGAGGCTGCTGGGCGGGACGCGTTTCCAGGAGACCGTGCTGGCCTCCAGGGCTCCGGAGGTGTACGCGTACCGGGTGGACACCACGAACGCGCCCGGTGCCCGTGCCCTGGTCGAGGAGTGGCGACTGACTCCGGCCGGGAGCGGGACGCGCGTGCAGTGGACGTTCGCCGCCGACGGGACGGCTCCCTTCCGGGTGGCCCTCAAGGTGGGCCGGGCGGGTCTCGGCCGGGCCTTCCGGGACGCGGTCAGGGCACTGGACCGGCGGCTGGCGTCGGCACACACGTGA
- a CDS encoding DeoR/GlpR family DNA-binding transcription regulator produces the protein MSENQNLLAEQRRALILDEVRRRGGVRVNELTRKLGVSDMTVRRDLDALARQGVVEKVHGGAVPVAEASTHEPGFEAKSGLELSAKEDIARAAAQLVAPGTAIALSGGTTTYALAHRLLDVPDLTVVTNSVRVADVFHAAQRVSGQRQGAATVVLTGGVRTPSDSLVGPVADQAIAALHFDVLFLGVHGISVEAGLSTPNLAEAETNRRLVQSARRVVVVADHTKWGTVGLSSFAALEQVDTLVTDAGLPAEARAEIAEHPTHLVVAGEPADGTDI, from the coding sequence GTGAGTGAGAATCAGAACCTCCTCGCGGAGCAGCGTCGCGCCCTGATCCTCGACGAGGTGCGGCGCCGGGGCGGCGTCAGGGTGAACGAACTGACCCGCAAGCTCGGGGTCTCCGACATGACGGTCCGCCGCGACCTCGACGCCCTCGCGCGCCAGGGAGTGGTGGAGAAGGTGCACGGCGGTGCGGTGCCGGTCGCCGAGGCGAGTACGCACGAGCCGGGTTTCGAGGCCAAGTCGGGCCTGGAGCTGAGTGCCAAGGAGGACATCGCGCGGGCCGCCGCCCAGCTGGTCGCCCCGGGCACCGCGATCGCCCTCTCGGGCGGCACGACGACGTACGCGCTGGCCCATCGGCTCCTGGACGTGCCGGATCTGACCGTGGTCACCAACTCGGTGCGGGTCGCGGACGTGTTCCACGCCGCGCAGCGCGTCTCCGGTCAGCGGCAGGGGGCGGCCACGGTCGTCCTGACCGGTGGGGTGCGCACGCCATCCGACTCGCTCGTCGGCCCGGTGGCCGACCAGGCCATCGCCGCGCTCCACTTCGACGTGCTGTTCCTGGGGGTGCACGGGATATCCGTGGAAGCGGGTCTGTCGACACCGAACCTGGCGGAGGCCGAGACCAACCGACGGCTGGTGCAGTCCGCACGGCGCGTCGTCGTCGTCGCCGACCACACCAAGTGGGGCACGGTGGGCCTGAGTTCGTTCGCCGCGCTGGAGCAGGTGGACACGCTGGTGACGGACGCCGGGCTGCCGGCCGAGGCACGCGCGGAGATAGCCGAACATCCGACCCACCTCGTGGTGGCCGGTGAACCGGCGGACGGTACAGACATCTGA
- a CDS encoding right-handed parallel beta-helix repeat-containing protein — protein sequence MAQGTVQVTHTGTSRWRRRTGEYASLAAALEAAADGDVLTVAPGTYRENLVVQRAVTLRGPEGSPGSVRIAPVDGVPLTVRASAVVQDLHVEGQDSAAPALLVEEGTPELLDMRIVTRSSAGIEVRGGARPTVRRCTVDNPAGVGIAVLDGGGGVFEECEVVAAGQSGIAVRGGGRPRLERCRVHHTSGAGLSATGKNSSLEAVGCEVYEVKGSGVQITGRAAAHLTDCDVHRTTSDGVTLDTDAVLTLADCRIHDIPENAVDLRSRSVLTLTRTTVRKFGRNGLSVWDPGTRVDANQCEIFDSTGDYPAVWVSDGATAVLESCRVHDVPDALFVLDRGSRVDVVDSDLSQVRNTAVSVSDGATAQLDDCRIRDAATGAWFRDHGSGGTLSGCTVDGTQTGVIVTKGADPTIERCTVDSPAEAGFYVSAAGRGSFHHCRVTGSGGYGFHVIDGCRATLKKCRTERCARGGYEFADGGNTAGGGPVVEDCTSDESAGARSPAPETAVQTSGPSAGLLGAIPGQRTTEQESPAASAEPEQPARSSKAVLGELDTLVGLESVKREVRALTDMIEVGRRRQEAGLKAASARRHLVFTGSPGTGKTTVARLYGEILASLGVLEKGHLVEVSRVDLVGEHIGSTAIRTQEAFDRARGGVLFVDEAYALSPEDSGRDFGREAIDTLVKLMEDHRDAVVVIVAGYTAEMERFLTVNPGVASRFSRTITFSDYIPEELLRIVEQQAEEHEYSLGAGASEALLKYFTAIPKGPAFGNGRTARQTFEAMVERHAGRVAQLDEPSTDDLTLLYADDLPELP from the coding sequence ATGGCACAGGGCACGGTCCAGGTGACGCACACCGGCACCTCGCGGTGGCGGCGCCGCACGGGAGAGTACGCATCGCTGGCCGCGGCCCTGGAGGCGGCCGCCGACGGCGACGTCCTCACCGTCGCCCCCGGAACCTACCGGGAGAACCTCGTCGTCCAGCGCGCAGTGACGCTGCGCGGTCCCGAGGGTTCGCCCGGCTCCGTGCGCATCGCGCCCGTGGACGGGGTGCCGTTGACCGTCCGCGCCTCCGCCGTGGTCCAGGATCTGCACGTGGAGGGCCAGGACTCGGCCGCGCCCGCGCTGCTCGTCGAGGAGGGCACCCCGGAGCTGCTGGACATGCGGATCGTCACCCGGTCCTCGGCCGGCATCGAGGTGCGCGGCGGCGCGCGTCCGACCGTGCGCCGCTGCACGGTCGACAATCCGGCGGGCGTCGGTATCGCCGTACTCGACGGCGGCGGTGGGGTGTTCGAGGAGTGCGAGGTCGTCGCGGCCGGGCAGTCGGGCATCGCGGTCCGCGGGGGCGGCCGCCCCCGCCTGGAGCGCTGCCGGGTGCACCACACCTCGGGCGCGGGTCTGTCGGCCACCGGCAAGAACTCCTCGCTGGAGGCCGTCGGTTGTGAGGTCTACGAGGTCAAGGGCTCCGGGGTGCAGATCACCGGCCGGGCCGCCGCCCACCTCACCGACTGCGATGTGCACCGTACGACCTCGGACGGCGTCACGCTGGACACGGACGCGGTGCTCACACTCGCCGACTGCCGCATCCACGACATCCCGGAGAACGCGGTCGATCTGCGTTCCCGCTCGGTCCTCACCCTCACCCGCACCACTGTCCGCAAGTTCGGGCGCAACGGCCTGTCGGTGTGGGACCCGGGCACGCGTGTGGACGCCAACCAGTGCGAGATCTTCGACAGCACGGGCGACTATCCGGCGGTCTGGGTCAGCGACGGCGCCACCGCCGTACTGGAGTCGTGCCGGGTGCACGACGTGCCGGACGCCCTGTTCGTCCTCGACCGGGGTTCGCGCGTGGACGTCGTCGACAGCGACCTCTCCCAAGTACGCAACACCGCCGTGTCGGTGAGCGACGGCGCCACCGCGCAGCTCGACGACTGCCGCATCCGGGACGCCGCGACGGGCGCCTGGTTCCGCGACCACGGAAGCGGCGGAACGCTGTCCGGCTGCACCGTGGACGGCACCCAGACCGGTGTCATCGTCACCAAGGGCGCCGACCCCACCATCGAACGCTGCACGGTCGACTCCCCCGCCGAAGCGGGCTTCTACGTGTCGGCGGCCGGTCGCGGCAGTTTCCACCACTGCCGGGTGACGGGCAGCGGCGGTTACGGCTTCCACGTCATCGACGGCTGCCGCGCGACGCTGAAGAAGTGCCGTACGGAACGCTGCGCACGCGGGGGCTACGAGTTCGCCGACGGCGGCAACACGGCGGGCGGCGGCCCGGTCGTCGAGGACTGCACGAGCGACGAGAGCGCCGGAGCGCGGTCCCCGGCCCCCGAGACGGCCGTCCAGACGTCCGGTCCGTCCGCCGGTCTGCTGGGCGCGATCCCGGGCCAGCGCACCACCGAGCAGGAGTCGCCCGCGGCGTCCGCGGAGCCCGAGCAGCCCGCCCGCTCCTCCAAGGCCGTTCTCGGCGAACTCGACACGCTGGTGGGCCTGGAGAGCGTGAAGCGCGAGGTGCGCGCCCTCACCGACATGATCGAGGTGGGCCGTCGTCGTCAGGAGGCAGGCCTCAAGGCGGCCTCGGCGCGGCGCCATCTGGTCTTCACCGGCTCCCCCGGCACCGGCAAGACGACGGTCGCCCGGCTGTACGGCGAGATCCTCGCCTCGCTCGGCGTCCTGGAGAAGGGACACCTGGTCGAGGTGTCCCGCGTGGACCTGGTCGGCGAACACATCGGCTCCACGGCGATCCGCACCCAGGAGGCCTTCGACCGGGCGCGCGGCGGTGTGCTCTTCGTCGACGAGGCGTACGCGCTGTCGCCGGAGGACTCGGGACGCGACTTCGGCCGCGAGGCCATCGACACGCTGGTCAAGCTGATGGAGGACCACCGGGACGCGGTCGTCGTGATCGTCGCGGGGTACACGGCGGAGATGGAGCGCTTCCTCACGGTCAACCCCGGTGTGGCGTCCCGCTTCTCCCGGACCATCACCTTCAGCGACTACATCCCCGAGGAACTGCTGCGGATCGTGGAGCAGCAGGCCGAGGAGCACGAGTACAGTCTCGGGGCCGGCGCCTCCGAGGCCCTGCTGAAATACTTCACGGCCATCCCCAAGGGACCGGCTTTCGGCAACGGCCGCACCGCGCGGCAGACCTTCGAGGCGATGGTCGAGCGGCACGCGGGCCGGGTCGCCCAGCTCGACGAACCGAGCACGGACGACCTGACCCTGCTCTACGCCGACGATCTTCCGGAGCTGCCCTGA
- a CDS encoding Rv1733c family protein produces the protein MRAIGGLWRWRHNPLRRGTDLAEAWLALLALVLIAVVAPLTGALAGAAAEHALQQSVRDQHRARHEVVATVVRKLSRAPLEPDPEASSAQDPHSRVLADWTAPDGSAHHGGVITVLRSPHRGDHFTLWTDRHGRLVGRPLDPAAATTHAVLAGVGAALMAVALLEAARRLIVWRMVLGRYARWDQAWDRAGPDWGRTGTGS, from the coding sequence ATGCGCGCGATCGGGGGGCTCTGGCGCTGGCGGCACAATCCGCTGCGCCGCGGAACGGATCTGGCCGAGGCCTGGCTGGCCCTGCTGGCCCTCGTACTGATCGCCGTCGTCGCTCCCCTGACCGGTGCCCTCGCCGGAGCCGCCGCCGAGCACGCCCTCCAGCAGTCCGTCCGGGACCAGCACAGAGCCCGGCACGAAGTGGTGGCCACCGTGGTCAGGAAGCTGTCGCGCGCCCCGCTGGAGCCCGACCCCGAGGCCTCGTCGGCGCAGGACCCGCACAGCCGTGTGCTCGCCGACTGGACCGCGCCGGACGGCTCCGCGCACCACGGCGGGGTGATCACGGTGCTCAGATCCCCGCACCGGGGCGACCACTTCACGCTCTGGACCGACCGGCACGGCCGGCTGGTCGGCCGCCCGCTGGACCCGGCCGCGGCGACCACGCACGCGGTGCTGGCCGGGGTCGGCGCGGCCCTCATGGCCGTGGCGCTGCTGGAGGCCGCACGGCGCCTGATCGTCTGGCGCATGGTCCTTGGCCGGTACGCCCGTTGGGATCAGGCGTGGGACAGGGCGGGCCCGGACTGGGGCAGGACGGGTACCGGCAGTTGA
- a CDS encoding MOSC domain-containing protein codes for MGNAELHSIHVHPVKALRGQSPRDAVVEPWGLAGDRRWALIDDGGKVVTQRQQPRLAQAAAELMPGGVRLSAPGRAPLGVPVPEPTAAGRVAVHLFGDKVEAVLAGTAAHVWCSEYLGSETRLVHMDDPATRRPVDPEYGRPGETVSFADGYPLLLTTLASLDALNALIARGDRAHEGPLPMNRFRPNVVVSGTTAWAEDDWTRVTIGEVAFRVTKMCGRCVVTTTDQDTAERGGEPLRTLGRHRRFGSRLIFGQNLVPESTGTVRVGDPVTVVA; via the coding sequence ATGGGGAACGCGGAGCTGCACTCGATCCACGTCCATCCGGTCAAGGCGTTGCGCGGTCAGTCGCCGCGGGACGCCGTGGTGGAGCCTTGGGGTCTGGCCGGGGACCGGCGCTGGGCATTGATCGACGACGGGGGAAAGGTCGTCACCCAGCGGCAGCAGCCACGTCTGGCGCAGGCCGCCGCCGAGCTCATGCCCGGCGGCGTTCGGCTGTCCGCTCCCGGCCGTGCCCCGCTCGGCGTCCCGGTGCCCGAGCCGACGGCCGCCGGCAGGGTCGCGGTGCACCTCTTCGGTGACAAGGTGGAGGCAGTCCTCGCCGGCACCGCCGCGCACGTCTGGTGCAGCGAGTACCTGGGGTCCGAGACACGCCTCGTCCACATGGACGATCCCGCCACCCGCAGGCCCGTGGACCCGGAGTACGGGCGACCGGGCGAGACCGTCAGCTTCGCGGACGGCTATCCGCTGCTGCTCACCACCCTCGCCTCCCTGGACGCGCTCAACGCCTTGATCGCCCGTGGTGACCGCGCCCACGAGGGACCGCTTCCGATGAACCGCTTCCGGCCGAACGTGGTGGTGTCGGGCACCACGGCCTGGGCCGAGGACGACTGGACCCGCGTCACCATCGGCGAGGTCGCCTTCCGGGTCACCAAGATGTGCGGCCGCTGCGTCGTGACCACCACCGACCAGGACACCGCCGAGCGCGGCGGGGAACCCCTGCGCACGCTCGGCCGCCATCGCCGCTTCGGGTCCCGGCTGATCTTCGGACAGAACCTGGTGCCGGAGTCCACCGGCACCGTGCGCGTCGGCGATCCGGTCACGGTCGTGGCCTGA
- a CDS encoding DUF6643 family protein, which produces MTSPRSTYGGGYYSAPSFPDTPIYDSLVAERGTPQIAPIRVPAAYDTSSSYLPALPSALPALPAGPSQQVPSYGGYPQAQQPSPLQQAPAPYIPQQVGAPRGYPGPQQQPQRPMATGTGYEAMRPAAPRPAPAPYQDPYNNQQYRGY; this is translated from the coding sequence ATGACCTCCCCCCGCTCCACCTATGGCGGCGGTTACTACTCCGCGCCGTCCTTCCCGGACACCCCGATCTACGACTCGCTCGTCGCCGAGCGGGGCACCCCCCAGATCGCCCCGATCCGGGTTCCCGCCGCCTACGACACGAGCAGCAGCTACCTGCCCGCGCTCCCGTCGGCACTCCCGGCCCTGCCCGCCGGGCCCTCCCAGCAGGTCCCGTCCTACGGCGGCTACCCGCAGGCCCAGCAGCCGTCCCCGCTGCAGCAGGCCCCCGCGCCCTACATCCCGCAGCAGGTCGGCGCCCCGCGCGGCTACCCGGGACCGCAGCAGCAGCCGCAGCGCCCGATGGCGACCGGTACCGGCTACGAGGCGATGCGCCCCGCCGCGCCGCGCCCCGCCCCGGCCCCCTACCAGGACCCGTACAACAACCAGCAGTACCGCGGGTACTGA